Proteins encoded together in one Procambarus clarkii isolate CNS0578487 chromosome 11, FALCON_Pclarkii_2.0, whole genome shotgun sequence window:
- the LOC123758204 gene encoding uncharacterized protein, translating into MANIHQFPAFDLDCDPTNMSQSISNVSFDPCKMSISCVFKWLKKFNKFLIVSDIKSAERKRAFLLLYILDIASRLEDVARDAHVMECSANNGSATVTNSDEFSFDTGSNIDTIAECHYEKFKKQFPKLENYNAVKSANNVDAIVAEFSDRFESIGRYIDIDSKVQLHINPDVIQVAEEYVHSVTCDAVLKALTLDEIRTANLEDPTLQASVLTKKKFPCIPPSGVDQDVAPNISKSQRNGALCPQQLPHTCKQVAFTSLITQGTIFFLLPGDQRSTTISDDCHDSGKITTLASRHITKCSNCVSVIRGGDIYVRSKATAAVIDLRPDSKLHPDTTAFWLQAPQYISFRYYYTPAPTSVHTYTTHHTPRAEGDRFRAVISLTKAHSVLRSTVSVFNMTKQLLLVSLSVAWVAALLCGLAAGVCEPDCSSLPALSMVADPLNCTQYYVCLADGTPSDSPEACPPNTSFNASGTPPGCTAPTPCEPPCQLPPNCTYQCGTGVGEIFNPYDCNTFYVCMGVDPVGPFECPVNIPYFNGTFCVPQKESCCTDPCLAFCFEANIEIPDPYDCTRYFICDQTGLAAEEAHKTCASGSNFDLTTGRCVAGAPCNILCGKTTAPGGSTTIPTPNCEESMTCTEVGLFPKCTTCDQQFFNCLNIGQSATVQTCPESYVFNTDPAYPYCVLPTDCPHHPLYKVHQPLH; encoded by the exons ATGGCAAATATacatcagtttcctgcatttgatcttgACTGTGACCCGACAAACATGTCACAGAGCATTTCAAATGTGTCTTTTGATCCTTGCAAAATGAGCATTTCCTGTGtcttcaaatggcttaaaaagtttaacAAATTTTTAatagtttcagacatcaaaagtgctgaaagaaagcgtgcctttctacttctttAT atactggacatTGCTAGTCGACTGGAAGATGTTGCACGTGATGCacatgtcatggagtgcagtgccaacaacggttctgccactgttactaacagtgatgag ttctcatttgaCACCGGAtctaacattgacaccattgctgagtgccattaTGAGAAAttcaaaaaacagttcccaaagcttgagaactacaaTG CAGTGAAATCTGCAaataatgttgatgctattgttgctgaattttctgatcgatttgaatCCATAGGTCGTTATATTGATATTGATAGCAAAGTTCAGCTgcacatcaacccagatgtaattcaagtggccgaggaatatgtacactctgtaacctgtgatgcagtccttaaggctcttactcttgatgaaatccgtactgcaaacctagaggacccaactctgcaagcatcaGTATTGACCAAGAAAAAGTTTCcatgcatcccaccctcaggagttgaccaagat GTCGCCCCTAATATATCCaaatcacagagaaatggtgCACTGTGtccccaacagcttcctcacacttgcaaACAAGTAGCTTTCACTTCATTAATAACACAGGGCACCATATTCTTCCTTCTTCCAGGAGATCAACGAAGTACGACCATCTCTGACGACTGCCATGACTCTGGCAAGATCACAACGCTAGCTTCACGTCACATCACCAAA TGTAGCAACTGCGTCTCGGTGATAAGAGGTGGGGATATATATGTCCGTTCCAAGGCAACAGCAGCTGTAATAGACTTACGTCCCGACAGTAAGCTTCATCCAGACACAACAGCCTTCTGGCTCCAGGCACCACAATACATCTCGTTCAGGTACTActacacacctgcacccacctcagtGCACACCTATacgacacaccacaccccacgtGCAGAAGGAGATAGATTTCGAGCAGTTATCAGCCTCACCAAAGCGCACAGCGTTTTACGGTCAACTGTTAGCGTCTTCAACATGACCAAGCAGCTGCTGCTGGTGTCTCTCTCG GTGGCGTGGGTGGCGGCGCTGCTCTGCGGCCTCGCTGCTGGAGTCTGTGAGCCAGACTGTAGTTCCTTACCAGCTTTGAGTATGGTTGCTGATCCTCTCAACTGCACTCAATATTACGTTTGTTTAGCAGATGGCACGCCCTCGGACTCTCCTGAGGCTTGTCCACCTAATACATCCTTCAACGCATCGGGAACACCCCCAGGTTGTACTGCTCCGACACCTTGTGAGCCTCCCTGCCAGCTACCACCTAACTGCACATATCAATGTGGCACAGGCGTTGGTGAGATCTTTAACCCGTATGATTGCAACACCTTCTACGTTTGCATGGGAGTTGACCCTGTGGGGCCTTTTGAATGCCCCGTGAATATTCCCTACTTTAACGGAACATTTTGCGTCCCGCAAAAGGAGTCGTGCTGCACGGACCCCTGCCTTGCTTTCTGCTTTGAAGCGAATATTGAGATTCCCGACCCCTACGACTGCACCAGATATTTTATATGTGACCAAACAGGGCTAGCTGCTGAGGAGGCACATAAAACCTGCGCTTCAGGTTCTAATTTTGACCTAACCACGGGTCGCTGTGTGGCTGGCGCCCCTTGTAACATACTGTGTGGTAAGACTACGGCCCCCGGGGGAAGTACGACCATTCCAACTCCTAACTGTGAGGAATCTATGACGTGCACGGAAGTGGGGTTATTCCCCAAGTGCACTACATGTGACCAGCAGTTCTTTAACTGTCTCAACATTGGTCAGTCAGCCACCGTTCAGACTTGCCCAGAATCCTATGTATTTAACACGGATCCCGCCTATCCTTACTGTGTTTTACCCACTGactgcccccaccacccactgtacAAAGTCCACCAACCACTGCATTAA